The Chordicoccus furentiruminis DNA window GTCGCGTGGGGACTTGACGGCAAGGTGACGTATGCCCTCGAGGGGTCGATCTTCGTCGCAGGCGCCGCCCTGCAGTGGCTCCGGGACGAGCTCCGGATCATCGACAGCACGCCTGACTCCGAGTATATGGCGACGCGGGTGAAGGACACCAACGGCTGCTATGTAGTGCCGGCCTTTACCGGTCTCGGTGCGCCGCACTGGGACCCGTACGCGCGGGGCACCATTGTCGGACTGACCCGCGGATGCAATAAATACCATATCATCCGTGCCACGCTGGACTCGCTGGCCTATCAGGTGCACGATGTCCTGATGTCGATGCGGGCGGATGCGGGAGCTTCCATTCCGGCGCTCAAGGTGGACGGAGGCGCTTCGGCCAACAACTACCTGATGCAGATGCAGGCCGACGTGATGAACGGCCCGGTGATCCGCCCGCGCTGCGTGGAGACGACGGCGCTGGGCGCTGCCTGTCTCGCCGGACTCGCCGTCGGGTACTGGGCAGGCACCGATGAGATCGAGCGGAACTGGTCGGTGGACCGCATCTTTGAGCCGCAGATCACGGACGAGAAGCGGAGAAAGCTGATACGGGGCTGGAACCGCGCCGTGCAGTGCGCCGCGGGATGGGCGAAGGAAGAAGAGTGAGGTTTGAATTTCACAGGGGCTTCTGATAGTATAGACGGAGCACAGCCTGTCAGAGGCTTATAAGGAAGTCAGGCCGCACGGACGGCACGGAGAGGAACGATGGATCAGAGCAAAATCCGCAATTTCTGCATTATCGCGCACATCGATCACGGGAAAAGCACGCTGGCGGACCGCATCATCGAGATGACGGGCCTGCTCACCGAGCGGGAGATGCAGGATCAGGTGCTGGACAACATGGATCTCGAACGCGAGAGGGGCATCACGATCAAGGCCCAGACCGTCCGCACGGTGTACCGTGCGGACGACGGGGAGGAGTATGTCTTCAACCTGATCGATACGCCGGGGCATGTGGACTTCAATTATGAGGTCTCACGGAGCCTCGCCGCCTGCGACGGCGCGGTGCTGGTAGTGGACGCCACTCAGGGCGTGGAGGCCCAGACGCTGGGCAACGTGTATCTCGCGCTTGATCACGATCTGGAGATCCTTCCGGTCATCAACAAGATCGATCTCCCGAGCGCGCAGCCGGACGAGACCGCGAAGGAGATCGAGGATATCATCGGTCTGGATACGGAGAACGCGCCGCGCATCTCGGCGAAGACGGGGCTCAACGTCCATGAGGTGCTCGAGGCGATCGTGCACCAGCTTCCTGCGCCCTCCGGCGACCCGGACGGACCGCTGAAGGCGCTGATCTTCGATTCGCTCTACGACAGCTACCGCGGCGTGATCGTCTTCATGCGGATTTTCGACGGGTCCGTGAGGAAGGGCTCGAAGGTCCGCATGATGGCGACCGGCGCGGAGTTCGAGGTGACGGAGGTCGGTATCTTCGGGGCGGGAAAATTCATTCCGACCGATGAACTGACAGCCGGCACGGTGGGCTACCTCGAGGCGAGCATCAAAGAGATGCGCCTCACGCGGGTCGGCGACACGGTGACGGACGCAGAGCGCCCCTGCGCCGAGGCGCTGCCGGGCTACAAGGAGCCTCAGCCGATGGTCTACTGCGGCATCTACCCGGCGGAGACGCCGAAGTACCCGGATCTGCGCGACGCGCTGGAGAAACTCCAGCTGAACGACGCGGCGCTTCAGTATGAGCCGGAGACGTCCCAGGCGCTGGGATTCGGGTTCCGCTGCGGCTTTCTCGGTCTGCTCCATCTGGATGTGGTTCAGGAGCGGCTGGAGAGAGAGTATGATCTTGACCTGATCACGACGGCGCCGAGCGTGATCTACAAGGTCCACAAGACCAACGGGGATGTGATCGATCTCACCAATCCGTCCAATCTGCCGGATCCGTCGGAGATCGACTACATGGAGGAGCCGATGGTGCAGGCGGAGATCATGCTGACGACCGAGTACATCGGGCCGATCATGACGCTCTGCCAGGAGCGCCGGGGCGTCTATGAGTCCACGGAGTACGTCGAGACGACCCGCGCTGTCCTCAAATACCGGATGCCGCTCAACGAGATCATCTATGATTTCTTCGACGCGCTCAAGAGCCGCTCCCGGGGCTACGCGTCTTTCGACTACACCTTTGACGGCTATGAGAGAAGTGATCTGACCAGACTGGATATTCTCGTGAACCATGAACCGGTGGACGCGCTGTCCTTCATCGTCTACGCGCCCAACGCCTATGCCCGCGGTTCCCAGATGTGCGCGAAGCTGAAGAAGGAGATCCCGCGGCAGCTCTTCGATATTCCGATCCAGGCGGCGATCGGCTCGAAGATCATCGCCCGCGAGACGGTGCGCCAGGTCCGGAAGGATGTGCTGGCGAAATGCTACGGCGGTGATATTTCCCGAAAAAAGAAGCTGCTGGAAAAGCAGAAGGAAGGCAAGAAGAAGATGCGTGAGATCGGCAGCGTGCAGGTGCCGAAGGAGGCCTTCCTCAACGTGCTCAGACTGGACGAGGAATGATGAACGGAATCGGCCTTTATCTGCATTTCCCGTTCTGCGTGAGAAAGTGCCGGTACTGCGATTTCCTTTCGTTCCCCTCGGATGAGGAAACCAAAGGACGGTACGCGGCGGCCCTGATCCGGGAGATCCGCGCGTACGGCGGCGCACTCCGGGACCGGGAGGTGGACAGCGTCTTTCTCGGCGGCGGCACGCCGTCGGTGATGCCGGTTCCGCATCTCCGCCGGATTTTTGAGGTGCTCCGCGAGACCTTCCGGATCGCGCCCGGCGCGGAGATCACGATGGAGGTCAACCCGGGGACTGTGACGGAACCTCTGATGGAGCTGATCCGGGAGGAGGTCAGCCGGGTCAGTCTGGGCGTTCAGTCCTTCGACGACCGCGAACTGGCGTTTCTGGGGAGGATCCATACGGCTTCGGAGGCGGACCGGAGCGTGGAACGGCTTCGGATGGCGGGCGTGAACAATCTGAATCTGGACCTGATGTCCGGGCTGCCGGATCAGACGGAGGAAAGCTGGGAGAAGACGCTCATCCACGCTCTGTCGCTCAGACCGGAGCATATCAGCGCCTACAGCCTGATCGTAGAGGAGGGTACGCCCTTCGCCGCAATGCGGAAGGAGGGCCGTCTTCCTCTGCCGGATGAGGGTACGGAACGGCGCATGTACGCCCGGACCGGAGAGATACTGGCAGCGGCGGGATTCCGCCGGTACGAAATTTCCAACTACGCGCGGGAGGGCTTTGCCTGCCGCCACAATATCCGTTACTGGCGGCGGGGGGAGTATCTCGGTCTCGGACTGGGGGCGGCTTCGCTGATGGATGAGACCCGCTGGCGGAACACCCGGAGTCTGAAGACATATCTTGACGGTTCGGCCTCGCCGGAAGCCATTCTGAGGGATGTGGAAAGACTGGACCGGAAATCGGAGATCGAGGAATTCATGTTTCTCGGACTGAGAATGACGGACGGCATCACCGAAGAGGCGTTCCGGCACGCGTTCGCTCTTTCGCTTGCCGATGTGTACGGCGATGTGATCCGGAAGCTGGAGCGCGAAGGACTCATGACCGGGGACGGGCGGGGCCGCTTCCGCCTCACGGATTACGGAATCGATATCAGCAACGAGGTGCTGGCGGAGTTTCTGCTGGACTGAGGAACATGCATCCGCCGGCGCCGGACGTGCCGGAGAGAAATCGGAGGAGACGCATATGCCGGGGAATCGGGAAGAAAAACAGGAGCAGCCGCATCTTGCGGTCCGCGGAGCCGTGGTGACCGGAGCGACGGGCGTGGTGGGCAGCGCGCTGGCCGCGGAGCTGGTCCGCCGCGGTATCCGTGTGCTGGCGCTGGTCCGTCCGGATTCACCGAACCGGAATCATCTGCCGGAGGATCCGCTTCTTACGACGGCGGACTGCCCGCTGGAGGCGCTCGGGTCCTTCGTACCGCCGGAGGAGGGCGGATGGGACGCGTTCTTTCATCTCGGGTGGGCCGGCACAAAGGGGCCGTCCCGCGAGGATCCGGATATCCATACGGAGAATATCCGCTATGCCCTGGATGCGGTCCGGCTTGCCCGGCGGCTCGGCTGCCGGGTGTTTGTCGGCGCCGGCTCACAGGCCGAGTACGGCCGGGTGAGCGCACCGCTTGAGCCCGATACGCCGGAGCGGCCGGAGTCCGCCTACGGCATCGGCAAACTGGCGGCCGGCCGGATGACACGGCTTCTATGCAGGCGCGAAGGAATCCGGCATGTCTGGACGAGGATCCTCAGCGTATACGGACCCGGCGACGGTCCGCGCACGCTGGTGACCTCGCTGATCACATCCCTCCTTGAGGGAGAGAAGCCCCTGACCACGGCGGGCGGGCAGATCTGGGACCTGCTTTATTCCGGCGACGCGGCCCGCGCGCTGCTCGCCGCAGCGGAGCGGGGCGCGGACGGGAGGACGTATCTGATCGCCTCGGGCGAGGCGCGGACGCTGCGGAGCCAGATCGAGACGATCCGCGACGCCGTGAGTCCGGGCGCCGCGGTCGGATTCGGAGAAATTCCCTACAGCCCGCGTCAGGTTATGTACCTTGCGGCCGATATCCGTGAGACGGAGCGGGATCTCGGCTGGAGACCGGAGGTGTCCCTTGCGGAGGGGGCGCGGCGGACAGCGGAACAGATCCGGCGGCAGGCGGAAGCAAAGAGGATTCAGCAAGAGGAAGTGTGACGGCAGTACATGACGGATCAGAAATATATACGGATTCGCGGAGCGAATGAGAACAACCTGAAGCATCTTGATGTGGATATTCCGCGAAATGAGCTGGTTGTGTTCACGGGGCTTTCCGGATCGGGAAAGAGCTCGCTGGCATTTGACACGATTTACGCGGAGGGGCAGAGGCGCTACATGGAGTCACTGTCCTCCTACGCAAGACAGTTCCTCGGGCAGATGGAAAAGCCGGACGTCGAGAGCATCGAGGGGCTTCCGCCCGCGATTTCCATCGACCAGAAGACGACCAACCGGAACCCCCGTTCCACGGTGGGGACGGTGACGGAGATCTACGACTACTTCCGGCTGCTTTACGCCCGGATCGGCGTGCCCCACTGCCCGAACTGCGGACGGGAGATCCGGAGGCAGAGCGTGGACCAGATGGTGGACCAGATCATGACGCTGCCGGAGCGGACGAGGATCCAGCTGCTGGCGCCGGTTGTGAGAGGACGGAAGGGCCGCCATGAGAAGACCTTCGAGCAGGCGAAGAAGAGCGGCTATGTCCGTGTGATGGTGGACGGGAATCAGTATGAGCTGACCGAAAAGATCGAGCTCGACAAGAATCAGAAGCACAATATTGAGATTATCGTTGACAGGCTGGTTGTGAAGCCGGGCATCGAAAAAAGACTTACGGATTCCATCGAAACCGTGCTGGGACTGACAAACGGGCTGCTTCTGGTCGACACGATGGACGGCCGCACGATCTCCCTCAGCTCGAATTTCGCCTGCCCGGACTGCGGCATCAGCATCGAGGAAATCGAGCCCCGGAGTTTCTCGTTCAACAATCCGTACGGCGCCTGCCCGGAATGCACGGGACTCGGATACAAGATGGAATTTGATCCGGACCTGATGATCCCGGATCCGACGCTGTCTCTGAACCAGGGCTGCATCGCCGTGATGGGATGGCAGAGCGCGCCGGATGCGAAGAGCTTTACGCACGCGCTGCTCACTGCGCTGGCCGAGGCCTACGGTTTCAGTCTGGATACGCCGTTTGGCGAGCTGCCTTCTTCCGTTCGGAAAATGCTGATCTATGGCACCAACGGCCGTGAAGTCAGCGTCCACTATCAGGGCCAGCGGGGCGTCGGTGACTACGATGTCGCCTTCGAAGGGCTGATCCGCAACGTGCAGAGGCGGTACCGCGAGACGTATTCCGAGGCATCAAAGCAGGAATATGAGAAATTCATGCAGATTACGCCCTGCCCCGTCTGCCACGGCCAGAGGCTCAAGCCCTCCTCGCTGGCAGTCACGGTAGGCGGAAAAAGCATCATCGAGATGACGGAGCTTCCGGTGACAAAGCTGCTGGAGACAGTAAGCGGTCTTGAGCTTACGGATCAGCAGCAGCGGATCGGCGCGCAGATTCTGAAGGAGATCCGGGCCCGCGTCACCTTCCTCCGTGATGTGGGACTCGATTATCTGACGCTTTCCCGGGCGACCGCGACGCTCTCGGGCGGCGAGGCCCAGCGGATCCGGCTGGCGACCCAGATCGGCTCCGGACTCGTGGGCGTGGCCTACATTCTGGATGAGCCCAGCATCGGACTGCACCAGCGGGACAACGACAAGCTGCTGGCGACGCTTCGCCATCTCCGGGATCTGGGCAATTCTCTGATCGTCGTGGAGCATGACGAGGACACGATCCGGGCGGCGGACTGTGTCGTGGACATCGGTCCGGGCGCCGGCGAGCACGGCGGCAGACTGGTGGCGATGGGCACGGCGGAGGACCTGATGAAATGTCCGGAATCCGTCACGGGCCAGTACCTGAGCGGAAAGAAGCGGATCGCCGTTCCGGAGGAGCGGAAAAAGGCGGAGCGCTTCCTCACGGTCCGGGGCGCGGCGGCCAACAATCTGAAGAACGTCGACGTGCGGATTCCGCTCGGCGTCTTTACCTGCGTCACGGGTGTCTCCGGATCCGGCAAGAGCTCGCTGGTCAACGAGGTGCTCTACAAGGCGCTCGCGAGAAAACTGAACCGGGCGCTGGTGGTGCCGGGACCGTACCGGTCCATCGAGGGAACCGAAGAACTGGACAAGGTGATCAACATCGATCAGAGCCCCATCGGCCGCACGCCCCGGTCCAATCCGGCGACCTATACCGGCGTGTTCGACATGATCCGGGATCTCTTCGCATCGACAACCGACGCGAAGATGCGCGGCTACACGAAGGGACGGTTTTCCTTCAACGTAAAAGGCGGCCGCTGCGAGGCTTGTCAGGGCGACGGCATCATCAAGATCGAGATGAATTTTCTGCCGGACGTCTATGTGCCCTGCGAGGTCTGTCACGGGCACCGGTACAACCGGGAGACGCTGGAAGTTCTCTACAAGGGAAAGAGCATCTACGACGTGCTCAATATGACGGTGGAGGAGGCGCTGGCCTTCTTCGACAAGGTACCGAGGATCCGGAGGAAACTGCAGACGCTTCATGACGTGGGACTTGACTATATCCGTCTCGGCCAGCCCTCGACCCAGCTGTCGGGCGGGGAGGCCCAGCGGATCAAGCTGGCCGCGGAGCTCTCGAAAAAGGCAACCGGCCGCACGATCTACATCCTCGATGAGCCGACGACCGGACTGCATTTCGAGGATGTCCGGAAGCTGATCGGAATCCTTCAGCGTCTCCGGGATCAGGGAAATACACTCGTCGTGATCGAGCACAATCTGGATGTCATCAAGACGGCGGATTACATCATCGACATGGGACCGGAGGGCGGCGATGGAGGCGGCACCGTGATCGCCGAGGGCACGCCGGAGGAAATCACAGAGGTGCCCGGGTCATGGACAGGAAAATATTTAAGGCCGTATCTGGAGCGGGACAGGAACAGGACGCCGGAGGAAGACGCGGGATGAGCGGAAGCGCGCACCGGTCCGCAAAAGGCGGATGCCCGGGGGAGGATTGAAAACCGGCTCCGCGTCTGAGGCGCGGCGGCCGTGTTCATCGGAAAGACAGGGAGCGGGTTATGGCATTTACGGATATCGGAATCGATATGGGCACCAGCGATATGGTCGTCTGGTACAAGGGGAAGGGCGTGATCATCCATGAGCCGACGATCGTCGCCTATGACAAGGAACGCGATCATATCGTTGCCTTCGGTGAGGAGGCGCGGCAGCTGGTCGCGCACAACAAGGGAAACATCGTGGCGATCCGGCCGTTCCGGAACGGCACGATTTCGGATTTTCAGGTGACGGAGCAGATGCTCCGGTACTATATTCAGGCGGCGATCGGCCGCAACATGATCCGCAAGCCGAACATCTCCCTCTGCCTCCCGAGCGGCGCCACCGCAGTGGAAAGACGGGCGGTGGAGGAAGCCGCGTATCAAGCGGGCGCGCGGGACGTGGTGATCGTAGAGGAAACGGTGGCGGCGGCGATCGGGGCCGGCATCGACATCACCAAGCCGGTGGGCAATCTTGTCGTGGACATCGGCGGCGGCACGACGGACATCGCGGTGCTTTCGATCGGCGCGCCGGTGATCTCGGATTCCCTGAGGATCGCGGGCGCGGCCTTCAACGAGCAGATCGCCCGGGCGATCCGCCGGGACCACAACCTTTTCATCGACAACGATCAGGTGGAGGATGTCAAGATCCGTGTCGGTACCTGCTTCAAGCGGCCGAAGGTCGAGACGATTCAGATCAACGGACGGAACGTTCTCACCGGACTTGAGAAGACGGCCTCCATCACATCCGAGGAGATCCGCGAGGCCCTTGAGGACAGCACGTCACGGATTGCCGACGCGGTCCACGGCGTGCTGGAGAAGACTTCGCCGGAGCTGGCGGCGGACATCACGACGCGCGGGATCGTGCTGACCGGCGGCGGTGCCCTGCTGGACGGTCTGACGGAGCTTTTAGAGGAGAGAACCGGCATCAACACGATGGTAGCGGAGAATCCTTCCGAGTGCGTGGCCGTGGGTACGGGACTCTACTGCGAGCTGATGGACCGGCTCGGACGCATCGATTTCTGACGGATGAAAGGGGGATCATGCAGGAGCGCATCACAGGCGTGATAGAGCATGTCATCTATCGCAACGAGGACAACGGCTACACAGTCTGTACGCTGCGCGGAGAAGAGGGCGAGATCACCTGTGTCGGCTATCTCGCCGGGCTCCGCGAAGGGACCGGCATCGAAGCCGAGGGCGCTTACACGGAGCATGCGGCCTACGGGCGTCAGTTCCGGATCGACTCGTTTACATACCATGAGCCGGATACGGCGGACGCGATCGAGAGCTATCTTGCCTCCGGCGCGATCCGCGGCATCGGCGCGGCGCTGGCGAAACGGATTGTGAAGCGTTTCGGAAACGATACGCTGCGGATTGTCGAGGAAGAGCCGGAGCGGCTGGCCGAAGTGAAGGGCATCAGCGAGCGGAAGGCCAGAGAGATCGGCGGACAGGCGGCGGAGCAGTCCGATATGCGCAAAGCGATGCTTTTTCTCAGCCGGTATGAGATTTCACTCCGGATGGGCATCCGGATCTACAAGACCTACGGGGAGAATATGTATGAAATCCTCCGGACCAACCCTTACCGTCTCGCGGAGGATATCGACGGAATCGGATTCCTGACGGCAGACCGGCTGGCCCGGGAGATCGGGATCGACGCGGGATCCGGTTACCGGATCCGGAGCGGTCTTCTCTACGTGCTGGCCGCGGCTGCCGGAGAAGGCAGCGTGTACCTCCCCGAGGAACAGCTGATGAGCCGCGCCGTGTCCCTCCTCAGTGTGGACGGAGAGCAGGTGCGGCATGAACTCACCGGGCTCTGCTTCGAGCGGAAGGTCGTGCGGAAGGAGAATGACGGGCAGCCAATCGTCTACGCGGGGAGCTATTATCATCTGGAGCTCAGCTGCGCGCGGATGCTGCTGGATCTCTGCGAGCCGTCCGGCGTCACCCGGGAGGCGGCGGAGAAGGATGTGGACGCGCTGGAAGAGGACGGCCGGATCGTGCTGGACGAGCGCCAGCGGGAGGCGGTGATCGGCGCAGCGATGAACGGCGTGTTGGTGCTGACCGGCGGGCCGGGTACCGGCAAGACGACCACGATCAACGAGCTGATCCGCTACTTTCGGAGAAAACGGGCTTCCGTCCTGCTGGCGGCGCCCACAGGACGCGCGGCGAAGCGCATGACGGAGACTACCGGGTACGAGGCGTCGACGATTCACCGGATGCTGGAGGTGACTTCGCCGGCGGAGGATTCGCCGGAAAGCGTGACCTTTGACCGCAATGAGACGAATCCGCTCGAGGCGGACGTCGTTATCATCGACGAGATGTCGATGGTGGATATCTTTCTGATGCATGCCCTGCTGTCCGCCGTGGCGGTCGGTACGAGGCTGATCCTCGTGGGCGATGTGGACCAGCTTCCGTCCGTGGGTCCGGGCGCGGTGCTGAAGGACATCATCGCCTCGGAGGCCTTTCCCTGCGTGCGGCTGGACCGGATTTTCCGTCAGGCGGAACGCTCTGATATCGTCGTCAACGCCCACCGGATCAACCGGGGCGAGCAGATCTCGCTTGACAACCGGAGCCGCGACTTCTTTTTTCTCCGCCGCAGCGATGTGAACCGGATCATCAGCGGCATCATCGAGCTTGTCAGCCGGAAGCTTCCGCCCTATGTTGACGCGAAGCCGTATGATATTCAGGTGCTCTGCCCGATGCGCAAGGGACCGCTGGGCGTCGAACGCCTGAACGGAATCCTGCAGCGCTATCTTAATCCGCCGTCCGAACGGAAGGCGGAAAAAATCTTCGGCGATCATCTGTTCCGGGTGGGCGACAAGGTCATGCAGACGAAGAACAATTATCAGCTGGGCTGGGAGGTCCGCGGCCGGAACGGCGTGCGGACGGACAGCGGGGACGGCATATTCAACGGAGATATGGGCGTGATCCGTTCCATCAGCGATGCGGGTCAGTGCCTGGAGATCGAATTTGACGAAGGACGCTTTGTCGAGTATCCCTACGGGGCGCTGGAGGAGCTGGAGCTCGCTTATGCCGTGACGATCCACAAGGCCCAGGGCAGCGAGTACCCGGCCGTGATTCTGCCGCTGCTCACCGGCCCGCGTCTTCTGATGACGCGGAATCTCCTCTACACGGCGGTGACAAGGGCAAGGAGCTGTGTCGTGATCCTCGGAAGCGAGGAGACGGTGCGCGGCATGATCGGAAACGAGTCCGAGGAGCATCGCTACACCTCCCTCGACGTCCGGATCCGGGAACTGGTCAGCGGGCCGGAGGGCGCGGAGGATCCGATGCCCTGCGGCCCGCCGGGACGGCCGGAGGAGACGCCGTTTTCCGGACAGCCGGAGAGCACGGCAGCAGGTACGAAAGAGGAGATGCCGCTTTCCGGACAGCCGGGAAGAGAGGCGGATGACCTGCTGTACGAACCGCCGTTCTGAAGGCGGCGCACAGCCGCCGGATCTGTCCGGCACAGCGTTCCGCGGCAGCGGCGGCATCCTTACTCTCTGCAGGAAGGCGGTGAACTGCGTGAAAGAGAAATGGTACGATCCCCTGCTTGATCTTCTTTATCCGCCGCGATGCCCGGTCTGTCACGGCATCGCGCCGAAACGAGGCGTCATCTGCAGGGAATGCATGCCGCGCCTGCCGGTGATCCGCTCCCGGCGCTGCCGGATCTGCGGCCGGCCGGTGCCGGAGGACGAACCGTACTGCGGGGACTGCCTTCGGACGAAGCACGCCTTCTCACAGGGAATGGGGCTCTATCTCTATGACGATGTGATGCGGGAGTCGATCGCGGCCTTTAAATACAAGCGCCGGCGGGAATACGGCTCCGTGCTCGGACGCCTGCTCTTTCTGGGTACCCGCGACCGGGTGGATCTGTGGAAACCGGATGTCGTGATCCCGGTTCCGCTTCACGCGGACCGGCTCCGGCAGAGAGGATACAATCAGGCCGCCCTGCTGGCCGGACCTGTGGCGGAGGGAAACCGGCTGCCGATGGATGAAAAACTGCTGCTCCGCACAGGACGGACAAAAGCGATGAAAGCGCTGGACGCCGGGGAACGGAGGGAGAACATCCGCGGCGCGTTTTCTCTTGCGCCCGGGCGGACGGCGCCGCGCCGGGTCCTTCTGATTGACGATATTTTCACCACAGGCGCCACAGTCGACGCCTGCGCGGAGGCGCTGCGGGCCGGCGGCGCCCGCGAGGTGTATTTCCTGACACTCTGCACGGGAGCCGGATCGTCCGGGCGTCTCTGAGCGGAGGAAGAGCCGCGGCGAAGAATTGCCTTCCGTTCTGCTCCGGCCGGCGCGGAATAACCCCCCGAGAGGCTTCCGCCGAGAGGCGCCTTCCGGTATGATGATCGTCGGAAAAGAAAAACGGAAGGAGAATTTCCATGCATATTCCCGAAAACTATCTGAGTCCCCAGACCTGCGCGGTGATGACGGCCGCGATGGTTCCCGTATGGACCCACGCGGTGAAAAAGGTCCGATATGAGATCCCGAAGGCGAAGATGCCGCTTCTTGGCGTGGCCGCGGCGTTTTCCTTCGTCGCGATGATGTTCAACGTCCCGCTTCCGGGCGGCACGACAGGCCACGCGGTCGGCGGCACGCTGGTCGCGATCCTGCTCGGTCCCGATGCGGCATGCATGTCCATCACGATCGCGCTGGCGATCCAGGCGCTTCTGTTCGGTGACGGAGGCGTGCTGGCGCTGGGCGCGAACTGCTTCAATATGGCGTTCCTTCTTCCCTATGTGGGGTACGGGGTCTACAGCGCGCTGCGCCATGCCATGAAACAGAAGGACAGCCGGTATCTTCCGGCCGCGGTCGGCGCCTACGCCGGCATCAATGCGGCCGCTTTCGCTGCGGCGGTGGAATTCGGTATCCAGCCCGCGCTGTTTCATAACGCGGAGGGCCGGGCGTTGTACTGCCCGTACGGGCTCAACGTTTCCGTCCCGGCGATGATGATCGGCCATCTGACCGTATTCGGAATCGCGGAGGTGGTGTTCACGGTAGCGCTCTGCGCCTTTGTCGGGAGAACGGCGCCGGGACTTTTCCGCGACGCTTCGGTTTCGCTGAAGAAGAGAACCGGACTGAAACCGCTGATCATTCTGCTGGCGGTTCTGATCTGTCTGGTTCCGCTGGGACTGCTGGCGGAAGGGACGGCCTGGGGCGAGTGGGGCGCTGATGAAATCGCGTCGGTCGTGAGCGGAGGAAAGACGCTGAACTATACGCCCTCCGGCATGAAGAACGGATTCAGCCTTTCCTCACTGCTGCCGGACTACACGGTGGCCGGGCTACCGGACGCCGCCGGCTATATCGTATCGGCTGTCATCGGTGTCGCGCTGGCGATCATCATCTTCCGCCTGATCGCGGCGGG harbors:
- the recD2 gene encoding SF1B family DNA helicase RecD2, coding for MQERITGVIEHVIYRNEDNGYTVCTLRGEEGEITCVGYLAGLREGTGIEAEGAYTEHAAYGRQFRIDSFTYHEPDTADAIESYLASGAIRGIGAALAKRIVKRFGNDTLRIVEEEPERLAEVKGISERKAREIGGQAAEQSDMRKAMLFLSRYEISLRMGIRIYKTYGENMYEILRTNPYRLAEDIDGIGFLTADRLAREIGIDAGSGYRIRSGLLYVLAAAAGEGSVYLPEEQLMSRAVSLLSVDGEQVRHELTGLCFERKVVRKENDGQPIVYAGSYYHLELSCARMLLDLCEPSGVTREAAEKDVDALEEDGRIVLDERQREAVIGAAMNGVLVLTGGPGTGKTTTINELIRYFRRKRASVLLAAPTGRAAKRMTETTGYEASTIHRMLEVTSPAEDSPESVTFDRNETNPLEADVVIIDEMSMVDIFLMHALLSAVAVGTRLILVGDVDQLPSVGPGAVLKDIIASEAFPCVRLDRIFRQAERSDIVVNAHRINRGEQISLDNRSRDFFFLRRSDVNRIISGIIELVSRKLPPYVDAKPYDIQVLCPMRKGPLGVERLNGILQRYLNPPSERKAEKIFGDHLFRVGDKVMQTKNNYQLGWEVRGRNGVRTDSGDGIFNGDMGVIRSISDAGQCLEIEFDEGRFVEYPYGALEELELAYAVTIHKAQGSEYPAVILPLLTGPRLLMTRNLLYTAVTRARSCVVILGSEETVRGMIGNESEEHRYTSLDVRIRELVSGPEGAEDPMPCGPPGRPEETPFSGQPESTAAGTKEEMPLSGQPGREADDLLYEPPF
- the cbiM gene encoding cobalt transporter CbiM, with protein sequence MHIPENYLSPQTCAVMTAAMVPVWTHAVKKVRYEIPKAKMPLLGVAAAFSFVAMMFNVPLPGGTTGHAVGGTLVAILLGPDAACMSITIALAIQALLFGDGGVLALGANCFNMAFLLPYVGYGVYSALRHAMKQKDSRYLPAAVGAYAGINAAAFAAAVEFGIQPALFHNAEGRALYCPYGLNVSVPAMMIGHLTVFGIAEVVFTVALCAFVGRTAPGLFRDASVSLKKRTGLKPLIILLAVLICLVPLGLLAEGTAWGEWGADEIASVVSGGKTLNYTPSGMKNGFSLSSLLPDYTVAGLPDAAGYIVSAVIGVALAIIIFRLIAAGMREKKDFRLDGSANG
- a CDS encoding ComF family protein; the protein is MTCCTNRRSEGGAQPPDLSGTAFRGSGGILTLCRKAVNCVKEKWYDPLLDLLYPPRCPVCHGIAPKRGVICRECMPRLPVIRSRRCRICGRPVPEDEPYCGDCLRTKHAFSQGMGLYLYDDVMRESIAAFKYKRRREYGSVLGRLLFLGTRDRVDLWKPDVVIPVPLHADRLRQRGYNQAALLAGPVAEGNRLPMDEKLLLRTGRTKAMKALDAGERRENIRGAFSLAPGRTAPRRVLLIDDIFTTGATVDACAEALRAGGAREVYFLTLCTGAGSSGRL